The following are encoded together in the Kingella negevensis genome:
- a CDS encoding cell division protein FtsL, with amino-acid sequence MTFSKFNLILLIAVTMSALYVTDLRMGIKRQTHLYGKGQEEEIRLNQERAELLYEQTKYSDKKQVMEAATRMKMHEPKPEETVALRF; translated from the coding sequence ATGACGTTTTCTAAATTTAATTTGATTTTGTTGATTGCGGTTACGATGTCTGCGCTTTATGTGACGGATTTACGCATGGGCATTAAGCGGCAAACGCATTTATATGGTAAAGGGCAGGAAGAGGAAATTCGCTTGAATCAGGAACGGGCGGAATTGCTTTATGAGCAAACGAAGTATTCTGATAAAAAACAAGTGATGGAAGCGGCGACTAGAATGAAAATGCACGAGCCGAAACCTGAAGAAACTGTTGCTTTGAGATTTTAA